Proteins from a genomic interval of Streptomyces sp. Tu6071:
- a CDS encoding salicylate synthase, whose amino-acid sequence MSATPFAAWAASLPEPPHRAVLDVREEPATAAARLAASGLGAHHVVYEHGGAWHFAAGSATFEATATASTARHGERSWHAPAPRGPLAAVRAALAALRAASPRDRTVHGWAAFELAHLLHGDPARAGTEPLLSILVPSVDIVLRPGKAEVRAVDPAAAARAARVLATPAATGPAPAPLPEAAALLAADPGGYRAAVAATSADIRAGLLDKAVVSRAVPLPRTPDLGASYAAGRAANTPARSFLVDLGGWRAAGFSPETVVEVAPDGRVSTQPLAGTRARTGDAVEDARLRAELYADPKEVQEHALSVRLACEELARVCAPESVAVGEFMAVRERGSVQHLASRVVGRLGEGADEWDAFAALFPAITATGVPKAAALAALGRHERGPRGLYGGAVFRADTAGALDAALVLRTVLVHEGRAWLRAGAGVMGVSTPAREFEETREKLLSVAPHLRFS is encoded by the coding sequence ATGAGCGCCACCCCCTTCGCCGCCTGGGCGGCGTCCCTCCCCGAACCGCCCCACCGCGCCGTCCTGGACGTCCGCGAGGAACCGGCCACCGCGGCGGCCCGCCTCGCCGCGTCGGGCCTCGGCGCGCACCACGTCGTCTACGAGCACGGCGGAGCCTGGCACTTCGCGGCCGGCTCGGCGACCTTCGAGGCCACCGCCACCGCGTCCACCGCCCGGCACGGCGAGCGGTCCTGGCACGCCCCGGCACCGCGGGGCCCCCTGGCGGCGGTACGGGCGGCGCTCGCGGCGCTGCGCGCGGCCTCGCCCCGGGACCGCACCGTGCACGGCTGGGCCGCCTTCGAACTGGCCCACCTCCTCCACGGCGACCCCGCCCGCGCCGGGACGGAGCCCCTGCTGAGCATCCTGGTCCCGTCCGTCGACATCGTGCTGCGGCCCGGCAAGGCGGAGGTGCGCGCGGTGGACCCGGCAGCCGCCGCGCGCGCGGCACGCGTCCTGGCCACGCCCGCCGCGACGGGGCCCGCTCCCGCCCCGCTCCCCGAGGCCGCCGCGCTGCTCGCCGCCGACCCGGGCGGCTACCGCGCCGCCGTGGCCGCCACCAGCGCCGACATCCGCGCCGGGCTGCTGGACAAGGCCGTCGTCTCGCGGGCGGTGCCGCTGCCCCGTACGCCCGACCTCGGTGCCTCGTACGCGGCCGGGCGGGCGGCGAACACGCCCGCGCGCTCCTTCCTCGTCGACCTCGGCGGCTGGCGCGCGGCCGGGTTCAGCCCGGAGACGGTCGTGGAGGTCGCCCCGGACGGCCGGGTCTCCACCCAGCCGCTCGCGGGGACCCGGGCCCGTACCGGCGACGCGGTCGAGGACGCGCGGCTGCGGGCCGAGCTGTACGCGGACCCGAAGGAGGTGCAGGAGCACGCCCTCTCGGTCCGCCTCGCCTGCGAGGAACTGGCACGGGTGTGCGCGCCGGAGAGCGTGGCCGTGGGGGAGTTCATGGCCGTGCGGGAGCGCGGCTCCGTCCAGCACCTCGCCTCGCGGGTCGTGGGACGGCTCGGCGAGGGCGCGGACGAGTGGGACGCGTTCGCCGCGCTCTTCCCCGCGATCACCGCCACGGGCGTGCCGAAGGCAGCCGCGCTCGCCGCCCTCGGCCGTCACGAGCGGGGACCGCGCGGCCTGTACGGGGGCGCCGTCTTCCGCGCCGACACGGCGGGCGCGCTCGACGCGGCGCTCGTCCTGCGGACCGTCCTGGTCCACGAGGGGCGGGCGTGGCTGCGGGCCGGTGCCGGGGTGATGGGCGTCTCCACCCCGGCCCGGGAGTTCGAGGAGACGCGCGAAAAGCTCCTGAGCGTGGCGCCCCACCTGCGCTTCTCCTGA
- a CDS encoding ABC transporter ATP-binding protein: MIRLLRHVLGAEGYRPLRRLLAVLLAAAVLQGLAFALLVPVLRALLGGSPDAVWPWLLALAAVTAAFTAAQAAALAGGFTVGGQLSRALHRRLADHTLTLPVGWFSGGRAAELARIAGPGVMQVMNMPAHLLRPLVSAVVTPAVLVAASFCFDVRVGCVLLASLPVLLAAHRASTAVVARLDRGRDAAGAEAAERVMEYTRNQPVLRAFGRTSEDHGALDEALAAEARADRRLITRGVPGLVAFAFVARAVLATVLVLTVHWTLDGSLDVPTLLALLVLTARLTEGVSAAADLGAGLRVARHSLEHVAALLDEPPFPVPAEPRVPDGYSVRFHDVDFSYASGTDPDDGAAAGTLRGVAFTAPEGSVTALVGPSGAGKTTVARLLARFWDVTGGSVTIGGVDVRDMAPDVLAATVSPVFQDTYLFDGTVEENVLAGKPGAGAEQLRDCARLSGLDRVLTRLPEGWATRVGPEGTALSGGERQRVAIARALLRDAPVLVLDEATASLDQENEAHLVATVRALARHKTVLVIAHRLSTIRDADRILVLERGRIAERGTHEELLAHGGTYAGFWRSRTRAHGWRLTSAKTAGDHDTSPSPPPPAPSRTPDPGAAR, from the coding sequence ATGATCCGCCTGCTCCGTCACGTCCTCGGCGCCGAGGGGTACCGGCCGCTGCGCCGGCTCCTCGCGGTGCTCCTCGCCGCCGCCGTCCTCCAGGGCCTCGCCTTCGCGCTCCTCGTGCCCGTGCTGCGCGCGCTGCTCGGTGGCTCGCCCGATGCGGTGTGGCCCTGGCTGCTCGCACTCGCCGCTGTCACCGCCGCCTTCACGGCCGCTCAGGCGGCGGCGCTCGCGGGCGGGTTCACCGTCGGCGGGCAACTGTCCAGGGCGCTGCACCGGCGGCTCGCCGACCACACGCTCACGCTGCCGGTCGGCTGGTTCTCCGGCGGCCGTGCCGCCGAACTGGCCAGGATCGCCGGCCCCGGCGTCATGCAGGTCATGAACATGCCCGCCCACCTGCTGCGCCCGCTCGTCTCGGCCGTCGTCACCCCGGCCGTCCTCGTCGCGGCCTCCTTCTGCTTCGACGTACGGGTCGGCTGCGTCCTCCTCGCCTCCCTCCCCGTCCTGCTGGCGGCGCACCGGGCGAGCACCGCCGTGGTGGCCCGCCTCGACCGGGGCCGCGACGCGGCGGGCGCGGAGGCCGCCGAGCGGGTCATGGAGTACACGCGGAACCAGCCGGTCCTGCGGGCCTTCGGGCGTACCTCCGAGGACCACGGCGCCCTGGACGAGGCCCTGGCCGCGGAGGCGCGCGCCGACCGGCGCCTGATCACCCGGGGCGTCCCCGGCCTCGTCGCCTTCGCCTTCGTCGCCCGCGCCGTCCTCGCGACCGTGCTGGTCCTCACCGTCCACTGGACGCTCGACGGCTCGCTCGACGTGCCGACGCTCCTCGCGCTGCTCGTCCTCACCGCGCGGCTCACGGAGGGCGTCTCGGCGGCGGCCGACCTCGGGGCCGGGCTGCGCGTCGCCCGGCACAGCCTGGAGCACGTCGCCGCACTGCTCGACGAGCCGCCCTTCCCCGTGCCCGCCGAGCCGCGCGTCCCCGACGGCTACTCGGTGCGCTTCCACGACGTCGACTTCTCGTACGCCTCCGGCACGGACCCCGACGACGGCGCCGCCGCGGGCACCCTGCGCGGTGTCGCGTTCACCGCGCCGGAGGGGAGCGTCACCGCCCTCGTGGGGCCCTCCGGTGCCGGGAAGACCACCGTGGCACGGCTGCTCGCGCGGTTCTGGGACGTGACGGGCGGCAGCGTCACGATCGGCGGCGTGGACGTGCGCGACATGGCGCCCGACGTCCTCGCCGCCACCGTCTCGCCCGTCTTCCAGGACACGTACCTCTTCGACGGGACCGTGGAGGAGAACGTCCTGGCCGGGAAACCGGGAGCCGGGGCGGAGCAACTGCGCGACTGCGCCCGCCTGTCCGGGCTCGACCGGGTGCTCACCCGGCTCCCGGAGGGCTGGGCGACACGGGTCGGCCCCGAGGGCACCGCGCTCTCCGGCGGCGAGCGGCAGCGCGTCGCGATCGCCCGCGCGCTGCTGCGCGACGCGCCCGTCCTCGTCCTGGACGAGGCCACGGCCTCGCTCGACCAGGAGAACGAGGCCCACCTGGTCGCGACCGTCCGCGCCCTCGCCCGGCACAAGACGGTGCTCGTCATCGCCCACCGCCTCAGCACCATCCGCGACGCCGACCGCATCCTCGTCCTGGAGCGGGGCCGGATCGCCGAGCGCGGCACCCACGAGGAACTGCTCGCCCACGGCGGCACCTACGCGGGCTTCTGGCGCAGCCGCACGCGCGCGCACGGCTGGCGCCTGACCTCGGCGAAGACCGCCGGGGACCACGACACGAGCCCCTCGCCGCCCCCTCCCGCACCCTCCCGCACCCCCGACCCCGGAGCCGCCCGATGA
- a CDS encoding ABC transporter ATP-binding protein: MTPPPPPRNVSPASALALPAPVRRRLLVAVALQACAAATGVVPLLAIARLAARLTGDGRAGADVWPWVSLACASGVAALALAFAAGLLAHQADNDLQLFLRRRLADHVGRLPLGTITHRRDEIESAVRDDVHALHALVAHTLLDVTALLVAPLVAFGVLAAADWRLALLALLPPLAGALLFRRAMAGAKARMAEFGTALGRVSAAAAEYAQGIAVVRAFGRARTAHERFLTATDAFAAFFTSWVRSTLVPSTAALLVVSPALVLLLLLAAGAPLLVSGNLSGASLLAFVLLGPALAAPLGVVGTRVQQIRGGQAAATRVSALFATPALPAPARPALPAGAHVSFRDVSFSYDGERDVLAGVDLDLAPGTVTALVGPSGAGKSTLAALLARFHDVTGGAVTIGGADVRDIPPAALYRSVGFVLQDVRLLRASVADNIRLGRPSATDEEVERAARAAHAHEMITALPHGYATEVGTLARFSGGEAQRVSIARALLADAPVLVLDEATAYADPYTEALVQDALSTLAAGRTVLVVAHRLTSVTDADRIVVLDEGRIAESGRHAGLLAAGGRYARLWHARAEETAPDEAAAPAGDAASGTGADPTPGASPPPGPDTPLPRPTGPRKVTRP; the protein is encoded by the coding sequence ATGACACCTCCTCCCCCTCCCCGAAACGTGTCGCCCGCGTCCGCGCTCGCCCTGCCCGCGCCCGTGCGGCGGCGCCTCCTGGTGGCCGTCGCGCTCCAGGCGTGCGCCGCCGCGACGGGCGTCGTCCCGCTCCTCGCGATCGCCCGGCTCGCCGCCCGCCTCACCGGCGACGGCCGGGCGGGCGCCGACGTGTGGCCGTGGGTGAGCCTCGCCTGCGCCTCCGGCGTCGCCGCGCTCGCTCTGGCCTTCGCCGCCGGACTCCTCGCCCACCAGGCCGACAACGACCTCCAGCTCTTCCTGCGGCGTCGGCTCGCCGACCACGTCGGCCGCCTGCCGCTCGGCACGATCACCCACCGCCGCGACGAGATCGAGAGCGCCGTGCGGGACGACGTGCACGCCCTGCACGCCCTCGTCGCGCACACCCTGCTCGACGTGACGGCGCTTCTCGTGGCGCCGCTCGTCGCGTTCGGCGTCCTCGCCGCCGCCGACTGGCGCCTCGCGCTCCTCGCCCTCCTCCCCCCGCTCGCCGGGGCCCTCCTCTTCCGCCGCGCGATGGCGGGCGCCAAGGCGCGGATGGCCGAGTTCGGCACCGCGCTCGGCCGCGTCTCGGCCGCCGCGGCCGAGTACGCCCAAGGGATCGCGGTCGTACGCGCCTTCGGCCGCGCCCGCACCGCCCACGAGCGCTTCCTGACCGCCACCGACGCCTTCGCCGCCTTCTTCACGTCCTGGGTACGGTCCACGCTCGTGCCCTCCACGGCGGCGCTGCTCGTCGTCTCACCCGCCCTCGTACTGCTGCTGCTCCTCGCCGCCGGGGCCCCGCTCCTCGTCTCCGGGAACCTCTCCGGGGCGTCGCTGCTCGCCTTCGTCCTGCTCGGCCCGGCGCTCGCCGCGCCGCTCGGCGTCGTCGGCACCCGCGTCCAGCAGATCCGCGGCGGGCAGGCCGCGGCCACCCGCGTCTCCGCGCTCTTCGCCACGCCCGCACTCCCGGCCCCGGCCCGCCCGGCACTCCCGGCGGGCGCGCACGTCTCCTTCCGCGACGTGTCGTTCTCGTACGACGGCGAACGCGACGTGCTCGCGGGCGTCGACCTCGACCTCGCCCCCGGTACGGTCACCGCGCTCGTGGGCCCCTCGGGCGCGGGGAAGTCCACGCTCGCCGCGCTCCTCGCGCGCTTCCACGACGTGACGGGCGGGGCCGTGACGATCGGCGGCGCCGACGTGCGCGACATCCCGCCCGCCGCGCTCTACCGTTCGGTCGGCTTCGTCCTCCAGGACGTACGGCTCCTGCGGGCCTCCGTCGCGGACAACATCCGCCTCGGGCGGCCGTCCGCGACGGACGAGGAGGTCGAGCGCGCGGCCCGCGCCGCCCACGCGCACGAGATGATCACGGCGCTTCCGCACGGCTACGCCACCGAGGTCGGGACCCTCGCGCGGTTCTCCGGGGGCGAGGCCCAGCGCGTGTCGATCGCTCGCGCGCTCCTCGCCGACGCCCCCGTCCTGGTGCTCGACGAGGCGACCGCGTACGCCGACCCGTACACCGAGGCGCTGGTCCAGGACGCGCTCTCCACGCTCGCGGCGGGCCGCACCGTCCTGGTCGTGGCGCACCGCCTGACGAGCGTGACGGACGCCGACCGCATCGTCGTCCTCGACGAGGGCCGGATCGCCGAGAGCGGCCGGCACGCCGGACTCCTCGCGGCGGGAGGGCGGTACGCGCGGCTGTGGCACGCACGGGCCGAGGAGACGGCACCGGACGAAGCGGCGGCTCCCGCCGGGGACGCTGCGTCCGGCACGGGGGCCGACCCGACTCCCGGAGCGTCACCGCCTCCCGGCCCGGACACCCCGCTGCCCCGCCCCACCGGCCCCCGGAAGGTCACGCGCCCATGA
- a CDS encoding class I SAM-dependent methyltransferase, giving the protein MIDYYSPSAEFYEMVAARHTASSGPPLARVLAGLDVSHGPVVEIGAGTGRVTEVIAAALPEADILAAEPSATMRAVLTSRVARDPALRRRVTVSDGAAQDLRLPERISAVVIFGVAGHLTAPERVRLWRRLAARLPPGGPVVVELMGVSAPRHLPPALSLRERVGRQTYEWWIGGEPAEGDAMRFTTTWKVLREGRTVREVSDSYLWHTFDVARLAAESGMTSRRVTEAAGRPVPEIGILLA; this is encoded by the coding sequence GTGATCGACTACTACTCGCCCTCCGCCGAGTTCTACGAGATGGTCGCGGCCCGGCACACCGCCAGCAGCGGCCCCCCGCTCGCCCGCGTCCTCGCCGGGCTCGACGTCTCGCACGGCCCCGTCGTGGAGATCGGCGCGGGCACCGGGCGCGTCACCGAGGTCATCGCCGCCGCCCTGCCCGAGGCCGACATCCTCGCCGCCGAACCCTCCGCGACCATGCGCGCCGTGCTCACCTCGCGCGTCGCCCGCGACCCCGCCCTCCGACGCCGGGTCACGGTGAGCGACGGCGCGGCGCAGGACCTGCGCCTGCCCGAACGGATCTCCGCCGTGGTGATCTTCGGCGTGGCCGGGCACCTCACCGCGCCCGAGCGCGTGCGGCTGTGGCGCCGCCTCGCCGCACGCCTGCCGCCGGGCGGCCCGGTCGTCGTGGAGCTGATGGGCGTCTCCGCCCCCCGGCACCTGCCCCCCGCCCTCTCCCTGCGCGAGCGCGTCGGCCGCCAGACCTACGAGTGGTGGATCGGCGGCGAGCCCGCCGAGGGCGACGCGATGCGCTTCACGACCACCTGGAAGGTCCTGCGCGAGGGCCGCACCGTCCGGGAGGTCTCCGACAGCTACCTGTGGCACACCTTCGACGTCGCACGGCTGGCCGCCGAGTCCGGCATGACGAGCCGCCGCGTCACCGAGGCGGCGGGCCGCCCCGTCCCCGAGATCGGAATCCTCCTCGCATGA
- a CDS encoding thioesterase II family protein, which yields MNAGPVRAGTGRRGALRCWQPRPAARWRLFCLPHAGGGAGSFRAWAALLPPEVELWGVQYPGREDRFAEPFAPDMGALVDALAAEMAPHTRRPYALFGHSMGSAVAWELAHALRAVGAPEPDRLFASGRRSPATAVTGTVHLQDDEVLCRELDRLGGTSAEVLADPGLRPLVLGCVRADYRLIETYRPARRPPLDCPVEVFAGDSDPEFPAGAGEPDGGWAALTHGPTRVRVFAGDHFYLTSRRTEAVAALVRRLDPALPTGGRPWPSTP from the coding sequence GTGAACGCCGGGCCGGTGCGCGCCGGAACCGGCCGGCGCGGGGCGCTGCGCTGCTGGCAGCCCCGTCCGGCCGCGCGCTGGCGGCTCTTCTGCCTGCCGCACGCGGGCGGCGGCGCGGGCTCCTTCCGCGCCTGGGCCGCGCTGCTGCCCCCCGAGGTGGAGCTGTGGGGCGTGCAGTACCCGGGCCGCGAGGACCGCTTCGCCGAGCCGTTCGCACCGGACATGGGCGCGCTCGTCGACGCGCTCGCGGCCGAGATGGCGCCGCACACGCGGCGCCCGTACGCCCTGTTCGGGCACAGCATGGGCTCGGCCGTCGCCTGGGAGCTGGCCCACGCGCTCCGCGCGGTCGGGGCGCCCGAGCCGGACCGCCTCTTCGCCTCGGGCCGCCGTTCCCCCGCGACGGCCGTCACCGGCACGGTCCACCTCCAGGACGACGAGGTGCTGTGCCGGGAGCTGGACAGGCTCGGCGGGACGAGCGCGGAGGTCCTGGCCGACCCGGGGCTGCGGCCCCTCGTCCTCGGCTGCGTACGCGCCGACTACCGGCTCATCGAGACCTACCGGCCCGCGCGGAGACCGCCACTGGACTGCCCCGTCGAGGTCTTCGCCGGGGACAGCGACCCCGAGTTCCCCGCCGGGGCCGGGGAGCCGGACGGCGGCTGGGCCGCGCTGACCCACGGCCCCACCCGCGTCCGCGTCTTCGCGGGCGACCACTTCTATCTGACTTCGCGTCGTACGGAGGCCGTCGCGGCCCTCGTCCGGCGCCTGGACCCCGCCCTGCCGACCGGAGGCCGCCCGTGGCCGAGCACCCCGTGA
- a CDS encoding cytochrome P450 → MTTAHEPPQASARDFPVRRTCPFAPPPAYAELRAEEPVAPVTLPTGRPAWVVTRYEDVRELLADPRASADIRRPAFPALGEGEQEVGARLRPFIRTDAPEHTRYRRMLLPEFTVRRVRAMRPAVQALVDGLVDTMLDGGAPADFVPLYANAVSTSVICELLGIPRENLEFFRDVTRISGSRHSTAEQVSEALGGLFALLTDLIRAREENPGDDLLSRLVVQHLRTGALTLPELLSTVGITINAGRETSTNMLALSTLLLLRRPDLVAELRADPGLMPAAVDELLRVMSIADSIPLRVAAEDIDIPGGTVPRDEGVIALLAGANHDPEQFPHPERVDFHRPANHHVAFGYGVHQCVGQHLARLELEVALETLIRRVPTLRLAEPEAEIAFKHDSATFGIERLMVAW, encoded by the coding sequence ATGACCACTGCCCACGAACCGCCGCAGGCGAGCGCCAGGGACTTCCCCGTCCGCCGCACCTGCCCCTTCGCGCCGCCTCCCGCCTACGCGGAACTGCGCGCGGAGGAACCCGTGGCCCCGGTGACCCTCCCCACCGGCCGCCCCGCCTGGGTCGTCACGCGCTACGAGGACGTGCGCGAACTGCTCGCCGACCCGCGCGCGAGCGCCGACATCCGGCGCCCGGCCTTCCCCGCGCTCGGCGAGGGCGAGCAGGAGGTGGGTGCCCGGCTGCGGCCCTTCATCCGCACCGACGCACCCGAGCACACGCGCTACCGCCGCATGCTCCTGCCCGAGTTCACCGTCCGGCGGGTGCGGGCGATGCGCCCGGCCGTACAGGCGCTCGTGGACGGGCTCGTGGACACGATGCTCGACGGCGGGGCGCCCGCCGACTTCGTCCCGCTCTACGCCAACGCCGTCTCCACCTCCGTCATCTGCGAACTGCTCGGCATCCCGCGCGAGAACCTGGAGTTCTTCCGCGACGTGACCCGGATCTCGGGCTCGCGGCACAGCACGGCCGAGCAGGTGAGCGAAGCGCTCGGCGGGCTCTTCGCCCTCCTCACCGACCTCATCCGCGCCCGCGAGGAGAACCCCGGCGACGACCTCCTGTCCCGGCTCGTCGTCCAGCACCTGCGCACCGGCGCCCTCACCCTGCCCGAACTCCTGTCGACCGTGGGCATCACGATCAACGCGGGCCGCGAGACGAGCACGAACATGCTGGCGCTGAGCACCCTGCTCCTGCTCCGGCGACCGGACCTCGTCGCCGAGCTGCGCGCCGACCCCGGGCTCATGCCCGCCGCGGTGGACGAACTGCTGCGCGTCATGTCGATCGCCGACTCGATCCCGCTGCGGGTCGCGGCCGAGGACATCGACATCCCCGGCGGCACGGTGCCGCGCGACGAGGGCGTGATCGCGCTCCTCGCGGGCGCCAACCACGACCCGGAGCAGTTCCCCCACCCCGAGCGCGTCGACTTCCACCGCCCCGCCAACCACCACGTCGCCTTCGGCTACGGCGTCCACCAGTGCGTCGGCCAGCACCTCGCGCGCCTGGAGCTGGAGGTCGCGCTGGAGACCCTGATCCGCCGGGTCCCGACCCTGCGGCTCGCCGAACCCGAGGCGGAGATCGCCTTCAAGCACGACTCGGCGACCTTCGGCATCGAGCGCCTCATGGTGGCCTGGTGA
- a CDS encoding Gfo/Idh/MocA family oxidoreductase → MSGTPAASPLRVLVCGTNFGRFYAEAVRARPGFVLAGVLSRGSAASRALAERHGVPHHTEVGMLPDDIDLACVAVGSTISGGEGTELALALLDRGVHVLQEHPVHLDEMTRCLRLARRRGVHYRVNTHYPHVAPVRRFLAAARRLRERQQPLFVDAASPVHLMHPLVDILGRALGALRPWAFDEGPARPGRPFQTVSGTLAGVPLTLRVQNQLDPGDRDNHALHWHRVSLGTEGGVLTLADTHGPVLWSPRLHVARDAGHRFVLDGPGTEPLERATTSVRGETGSFREVFTRLWPDALGLALDGMRAAVAERADPLAGAQYDLTVCRIWSALATRLGPPELVRPAPPRPLPVETLFPRETDAGAADTLSGGGSGARSTRPTAAREPGTSAPAPHPAGAGDSSPYDASAEFFDLVAAPHTATASAPAVAALLSAADLSYGPVADIGAGTGLLTEAVARARPDTEIFASEPATAMRAVLTSRVFGDPELRARVTVTADRAPELDLPDRLGAVLLCGVLGHLDPGERALLWRELLPRLGPESPVVVELMGLERPVELAETRTATARAGRHTYSWWFSGAPDPGEPRAMRLHSTWRVHEDGAAAPVREVRDTHRWWPFGLSAVEEESGLRARLLDTRPGAPPLAVLTKSPSPDRHPAAHDSEAPR, encoded by the coding sequence GTGAGCGGCACTCCCGCGGCCTCCCCGCTGCGCGTCCTCGTCTGCGGCACGAACTTCGGGCGCTTCTACGCGGAGGCGGTGCGCGCACGACCCGGGTTCGTCCTCGCGGGCGTGCTCAGCCGGGGCTCCGCCGCCTCCCGCGCGCTCGCGGAACGCCACGGCGTCCCGCACCACACCGAGGTGGGCATGCTGCCCGACGACATCGACCTCGCCTGCGTCGCGGTGGGTTCCACGATCTCGGGCGGCGAGGGCACGGAGCTGGCGCTCGCGCTGCTCGACCGGGGCGTGCACGTCCTGCAGGAGCACCCGGTGCACCTGGACGAGATGACACGCTGCCTGCGCCTCGCCCGTCGGAGGGGCGTGCACTACCGGGTCAACACGCACTACCCGCACGTCGCGCCGGTACGCCGCTTCCTCGCGGCGGCGCGGCGGCTGCGGGAGCGGCAGCAGCCGCTCTTCGTGGACGCGGCGAGCCCGGTCCACCTCATGCACCCGCTCGTGGACATCCTCGGGCGGGCGCTCGGAGCGCTGCGACCGTGGGCCTTCGACGAGGGACCCGCGCGCCCCGGCCGGCCGTTCCAGACGGTGAGCGGCACGCTCGCGGGCGTCCCGCTCACGCTGCGCGTGCAGAACCAGCTCGACCCCGGCGACCGGGACAACCACGCCCTGCACTGGCACCGCGTCTCGCTCGGCACCGAGGGCGGTGTCCTGACCCTCGCCGACACCCACGGGCCCGTGCTGTGGAGCCCCCGGCTCCACGTCGCCCGCGACGCCGGGCACCGCTTCGTCCTCGACGGGCCGGGCACGGAGCCGCTGGAGCGCGCGACGACCTCGGTGCGGGGGGAGACCGGCTCCTTCCGCGAGGTCTTCACCCGGCTGTGGCCGGACGCCCTGGGGCTGGCTCTCGACGGGATGCGCGCGGCCGTGGCGGAGCGCGCCGACCCGCTCGCGGGCGCGCAGTACGACCTGACCGTGTGCCGCATCTGGTCCGCGCTCGCCACCCGCCTCGGCCCGCCCGAACTCGTCCGCCCCGCACCCCCGCGCCCGCTCCCGGTCGAGACGCTGTTCCCCCGGGAGACGGACGCGGGAGCGGCCGACACGCTGAGCGGCGGGGGTTCCGGGGCCCGCTCCACCAGGCCGACGGCCGCACGCGAGCCGGGCACCTCCGCGCCCGCCCCGCACCCTGCCGGAGCCGGGGACAGCTCCCCCTATGACGCCTCCGCCGAGTTCTTCGACCTCGTCGCCGCCCCGCACACCGCGACCGCGAGCGCCCCGGCCGTCGCGGCACTCCTGTCCGCCGCCGACCTCTCGTACGGGCCGGTGGCCGACATCGGCGCGGGCACGGGCCTGCTCACGGAAGCCGTGGCCCGCGCACGCCCGGACACCGAGATCTTCGCGAGCGAACCCGCCACCGCGATGCGCGCCGTCCTCACCAGCCGGGTGTTCGGCGACCCCGAGCTGCGCGCCCGCGTCACCGTCACCGCCGACCGGGCACCGGAACTGGACCTGCCCGACCGGCTCGGCGCCGTCCTCCTGTGCGGAGTGCTCGGCCACCTCGACCCGGGCGAACGTGCCCTGCTGTGGCGGGAATTGCTGCCACGACTCGGTCCGGAAAGCCCCGTCGTCGTCGAACTCATGGGCCTGGAGCGGCCCGTCGAGCTGGCCGAGACACGGACGGCGACGGCACGCGCCGGGCGGCACACCTACAGCTGGTGGTTCTCCGGCGCCCCCGACCCCGGTGAACCCCGCGCGATGCGTCTGCACAGCACCTGGCGCGTCCACGAGGACGGTGCCGCCGCCCCCGTGCGCGAAGTGCGCGACACCCACCGCTGGTGGCCCTTCGGGCTGAGCGCCGTCGAGGAGGAGTCCGGGCTGCGCGCCCGCCTGCTCGACACCCGGCCCGGAGCACCCCCGCTCGCGGTCCTGACCAAGTCCCCTTCCCCCGACCGGCATCCCGCCGCCCACGACAGCGAGGCTCCCCGATGA